From a region of the Thermoflexus hugenholtzii JAD2 genome:
- a CDS encoding 2,3-bisphosphoglycerate-independent phosphoglycerate mutase, with protein MADLSLIAELATEGTTKIVLLVMDGLGGMPVEPGGPTELEAARTPNMDRLAAEGTLGLHIPIRPGLAPGSGYAHLALFGYDPLIYPVGRGVLEAVGIGFPLEPHDIAARGNFVTVDAEGRIVDRRAGRIPTEVNARLVERLRTIRLEGVEVRIEPVKEHRFVLVLRGEGLSPALTETDPGKTGVPPLPVRALQPEAERTAALVNRWIEQARALLADAHPANMVTLRGFDRPPRLPSVSEVYKLRAAAIAAYPMYRGVARLVGMEVLEVHGESPEALFREAVARWDDFDFFFIHIKPTDSRGEDGDFAAKVRVIEAVDAALPILLERGPDVLVITGDHSTPAALRTHTWHPVPVLLWAPRTARPDGAPGFGERACRTGGLGIFMATDLMPLILAHAGRLSRLGA; from the coding sequence ATGGCGGACCTCTCTCTCATCGCGGAGCTGGCGACCGAGGGGACGACGAAGATCGTCCTGCTGGTGATGGACGGGCTGGGCGGGATGCCGGTGGAACCGGGCGGGCCTACGGAGCTGGAGGCCGCCCGCACGCCGAACATGGACCGCCTCGCCGCGGAAGGGACGCTGGGGCTGCACATCCCGATACGGCCGGGGTTGGCCCCGGGGAGCGGCTACGCCCATCTCGCCCTCTTCGGCTACGATCCGCTGATCTATCCGGTGGGCCGGGGTGTGTTGGAGGCCGTCGGGATCGGCTTCCCCCTGGAACCTCACGACATCGCCGCGCGGGGCAACTTCGTCACCGTCGATGCGGAGGGCCGCATCGTCGACCGGCGGGCCGGCCGGATCCCCACCGAGGTGAACGCCCGCCTGGTGGAGCGGCTGCGGACCATCCGGCTGGAGGGCGTGGAGGTGCGCATCGAGCCGGTCAAGGAGCACCGCTTCGTCCTGGTCCTGCGCGGAGAAGGGCTCTCCCCGGCCCTCACGGAGACGGACCCCGGCAAAACCGGCGTGCCGCCCCTGCCGGTCCGCGCCCTCCAGCCCGAGGCCGAGCGCACCGCCGCCCTGGTCAACCGGTGGATCGAGCAGGCGCGGGCGCTGCTGGCCGATGCCCACCCGGCGAACATGGTCACCCTGCGAGGATTTGACCGTCCGCCGCGCCTTCCTTCCGTTTCGGAAGTGTACAAACTCCGGGCCGCCGCTATCGCCGCTTACCCGATGTATCGTGGGGTCGCCCGCCTGGTAGGGATGGAGGTCCTGGAGGTCCATGGAGAGAGCCCGGAGGCGCTCTTCCGGGAGGCCGTCGCCCGGTGGGACGATTTTGATTTCTTCTTCATCCACATCAAGCCCACCGACAGCCGGGGGGAAGATGGCGACTTCGCCGCCAAGGTCCGGGTCATCGAAGCGGTGGACGCCGCGCTTCCCATCCTGCTGGAGCGCGGCCCGGACGTCCTGGTGATCACGGGGGATCATTCCACCCCGGCGGCCCTGCGCACCCACACCTGGCATCCGGTGCCGGTGCTGCTGTGGGCGCCGCGGACGGCGCGGCCGGATGGGGCCCCGGGCTTCGGGGAGCGGGCGTGCCGGACCGGCGGGCTGGGGATCTTCATGGCCACGGATCTGATGCCGCTGATCCTCGCCCACGCCGGGCGCCTGAGCCGCCTGGGCGCGTGA
- a CDS encoding zinc ribbon domain-containing protein yields the protein MDLTDLILLPIAFLGATVAAFWLSMVIWTFRDIRSRTRDLPTQFLATLLVAVLNVPGLLIYLILRPRETLAEAYERALEEELILQTLEEIEQCPACGRRVKAEFIVCPYCHTRLKQRCPRCQRPLRLEWTLCPYCGVSVSGAAPSPALAAPARGGSAGPE from the coding sequence ATGGATCTCACCGATCTGATCCTATTGCCCATCGCCTTCCTGGGCGCGACCGTCGCCGCCTTCTGGCTGAGCATGGTGATCTGGACCTTCCGGGACATCCGGTCGCGCACCCGGGATCTGCCGACCCAGTTTCTGGCCACCCTGCTGGTGGCGGTGCTGAACGTCCCGGGCCTGTTGATTTACCTGATCCTGCGCCCCCGGGAGACGCTGGCGGAGGCCTATGAGCGGGCCCTGGAGGAGGAGCTGATCCTCCAGACCCTGGAGGAGATCGAACAGTGCCCGGCGTGTGGCCGCCGGGTGAAGGCCGAGTTCATCGTTTGCCCCTACTGCCACACTCGTCTGAAGCAGCGCTGCCCGCGGTGCCAGCGGCCGCTTCGCCTGGAGTGGACCCTCTGTCCCTACTGTGGGGTCAGCGTGAGCGGGGCCGCGCCCTCCCCGGCTCTCGCCGCCCCCGCCCGAGGAGGCTCCGCCGGCCCGGAGTGA
- the speB gene encoding agmatinase produces MGRYQPPDALAFPRFAGIRTFMRLPHVQSPEGVDVAVVGLPFDTGATFRVGARFGPEAIRSASVLLRPYHPFLRVNLFEHLSVVDAGDAPVAPGFIEDSLRRIAEFLTPWAAAGVILIGLGGDHSVLLGELRAVAAAYGPVALVQLDSHPDTWDAYFGHRYTHGTVVRRAIEEGLILPQRSIQVGLRGPIYGPEDWEAARALGLEIVTAGEARALGLEGTARRILQRVGDHPAFLSVDIDFFDPAYAPGTGTPEVGGFASWEGLTLLRGLIGLPLVGMDVVEVLPAYDPAGITALLAANVVYEVLALLAARRRDGLPAVALLGARPEGM; encoded by the coding sequence ATGGGGCGATATCAGCCACCGGACGCGCTGGCTTTCCCGCGGTTTGCGGGGATCCGCACCTTCATGCGCCTGCCCCACGTCCAGAGCCCGGAGGGGGTGGATGTGGCCGTCGTGGGTTTGCCCTTCGATACCGGGGCCACGTTCCGGGTGGGCGCTCGCTTCGGCCCGGAGGCCATCCGCAGCGCCTCGGTCCTCCTGCGTCCCTATCATCCGTTTCTCCGGGTGAACCTCTTCGAACATCTCTCCGTGGTCGATGCTGGGGACGCTCCGGTGGCCCCCGGCTTCATCGAGGATTCCCTGCGGCGCATCGCGGAGTTCCTGACGCCGTGGGCCGCCGCCGGCGTGATCCTCATCGGGTTGGGCGGGGATCACTCGGTTCTTCTGGGGGAGCTGCGGGCAGTGGCCGCGGCGTACGGGCCGGTGGCCCTGGTTCAGCTCGACAGCCATCCCGATACCTGGGACGCTTATTTCGGGCATCGGTATACCCACGGCACGGTGGTGCGACGGGCCATCGAAGAAGGGCTGATCCTCCCCCAGCGGTCCATCCAGGTGGGGCTGCGCGGGCCGATCTACGGCCCCGAGGACTGGGAGGCGGCCCGGGCCCTGGGCCTGGAGATCGTGACCGCCGGGGAGGCACGCGCCTTGGGTCTGGAGGGCACCGCCCGCCGCATCCTCCAGCGGGTAGGAGATCATCCCGCGTTCCTTTCCGTGGACATCGATTTCTTCGATCCGGCTTATGCGCCGGGCACCGGCACGCCGGAGGTGGGCGGCTTCGCCTCGTGGGAGGGCTTGACCCTCCTGAGGGGTCTCATCGGCCTGCCGCTGGTGGGGATGGACGTGGTGGAGGTGCTGCCGGCCTATGATCCGGCAGGGATCACGGCCCTCCTGGCGGCCAACGTCGTCTACGAAGTCTTGGCGTTGCTGGCCGCCCGCCGGCGGGATGGCCTGCCCGCCGTCGCGTTGCTCGGCGCCCGGCCGGAGGGCATGTGA
- a CDS encoding ABC transporter ATP-binding protein: protein MVYAVELREVSKRFGEVEAVHQVSLQIREGEFFSLLGPSGCGKTTTLRMIAGFERPDAGEILIRGQRMNEVPPFHRPVNTVFQHYALFPHMTVFENVAFGLEMKRLPREEIRRRVAEALRLVRLTGLENRYPRQLSGGQQQRVALARALVNRPAVLLLDEPLGALDLKLRKEMQLELKNLQHQVGITFIYVTHDQEEAMTMSDRIAVMNQGRVLQVGTPVEIYERPATRFVADFIGETNFLEGRLVAFEEGYARVEVEGFPLLAARPDGLFPGQSVTVAIRPERIHVSLEEPLAFPNRYPGQIEEVIYIGTDTLFRIRLNERLALRARMQNREGTAPLAGYAPGSAIWVAWIPESVRVLRE, encoded by the coding sequence ATGGTTTACGCAGTCGAGCTGCGGGAGGTGAGCAAGCGCTTTGGAGAGGTGGAGGCCGTCCATCAGGTCTCCCTGCAGATCCGGGAAGGGGAGTTCTTCTCGCTGCTCGGCCCTTCAGGGTGCGGGAAGACCACCACCCTGCGCATGATCGCCGGCTTCGAGCGGCCGGATGCCGGCGAGATCCTCATCCGCGGCCAGCGTATGAATGAGGTCCCCCCGTTCCACCGCCCGGTGAACACCGTCTTCCAGCACTACGCCCTCTTCCCCCATATGACGGTCTTCGAGAACGTCGCCTTCGGCCTGGAGATGAAACGTCTCCCCCGGGAGGAGATCCGCCGTCGGGTGGCGGAGGCCCTGCGCCTGGTGCGCCTGACCGGGCTGGAGAACCGCTATCCTCGCCAGCTTTCCGGTGGCCAGCAGCAGCGGGTGGCCCTGGCCCGCGCCCTGGTCAACCGCCCGGCGGTTCTGCTCCTGGACGAGCCCCTGGGCGCCCTGGACCTCAAGCTGCGCAAGGAAATGCAGCTGGAATTGAAGAACCTCCAGCATCAGGTCGGCATCACGTTCATCTACGTCACCCATGATCAGGAAGAGGCCATGACCATGTCCGACCGCATCGCCGTGATGAATCAGGGGCGGGTGCTCCAGGTGGGCACGCCGGTGGAGATCTACGAGCGCCCCGCCACGCGCTTTGTGGCCGATTTCATCGGGGAGACCAATTTCCTGGAGGGTCGGCTGGTCGCCTTTGAGGAAGGATACGCCCGGGTGGAGGTGGAAGGATTCCCCCTCCTCGCCGCGCGGCCGGATGGGCTCTTCCCGGGCCAGTCGGTCACGGTCGCCATCCGCCCCGAGCGGATCCATGTGAGCCTGGAGGAGCCCCTCGCGTTCCCCAATCGCTATCCCGGCCAGATCGAGGAGGTGATTTACATCGGGACGGACACCCTCTTTCGGATCCGCTTGAACGAGCGCCTCGCCCTGCGGGCGCGCATGCAGAACCGGGAGGGCACCGCGCCCCTGGCCGGCTATGCGCCGGGGTCCGCGATCTGGGTCGCGTGGATCCCGGAGAGCGTCCGGGTGTTGCGGGAGTGA
- a CDS encoding ABC transporter permease, with product MVGVLRFGGRTGTALGVFGVLVGSGVALLLLAQNTEPPGRMILGGLGLLDGVLAAVWILGLPGVSALILARAGAGLVGGVGAMFALGLERGLVIALLGMALLIAALPRARLPMLLILPGTFYLMVFFSFAVGIIAVISFMKRGPYGGIRWIFTLENYQRALDPLYIQIVLTSLWIALVTTVLCLLIGYPVAYAMARAPARWRNTLLVLTMIPFWTNFLVRTLALMFVLRSDGPINGLLMALGLISEPLPLLFTQNAVILGLVYGELPFMILPLYATLERFDFSLVEAAQDLGANEWHAFRRVIWPLTLPGVLAGSTLVFIPSVGAFITPDLLGGAKTIMIGNVVQYQFLTVRHWPFGSALSLILMAMVLAATMIYLRVGGRERVL from the coding sequence ATGGTAGGCGTGTTGCGTTTCGGAGGTCGAACCGGGACCGCGCTCGGCGTGTTCGGGGTCCTGGTGGGAAGCGGGGTGGCCCTTCTTCTCCTGGCCCAGAACACGGAGCCTCCTGGGCGGATGATCCTGGGTGGGCTGGGGCTGCTGGATGGGGTCCTGGCGGCCGTCTGGATCCTGGGTCTTCCGGGGGTCTCCGCCCTGATCCTCGCCCGCGCCGGGGCGGGGCTCGTCGGAGGGGTGGGGGCGATGTTCGCCCTGGGCCTGGAGCGGGGTCTGGTGATCGCCCTCCTGGGCATGGCCCTCCTCATCGCCGCACTCCCCCGGGCTCGGCTTCCCATGCTCCTCATCCTCCCTGGGACCTTTTATCTGATGGTCTTCTTCTCTTTCGCCGTCGGCATCATCGCCGTCATCAGCTTCATGAAACGGGGACCTTATGGGGGGATCCGCTGGATTTTCACCTTGGAGAACTACCAGCGGGCTCTGGATCCCCTCTACATCCAGATCGTTCTGACCTCCCTCTGGATCGCCCTCGTCACCACGGTCCTCTGTCTGCTCATCGGCTATCCCGTTGCCTACGCTATGGCCCGGGCGCCGGCCCGCTGGCGCAACACTCTGCTGGTCCTGACGATGATCCCCTTCTGGACCAACTTCCTGGTGCGCACCCTGGCCCTGATGTTCGTGTTGCGCTCGGATGGTCCGATCAACGGCCTGCTGATGGCGCTGGGCCTGATCTCGGAGCCTCTCCCCCTCCTGTTCACGCAAAACGCGGTGATCCTGGGCCTGGTATATGGGGAGCTGCCCTTTATGATCCTTCCCCTCTATGCTACCCTGGAGCGGTTCGATTTCTCCCTGGTGGAGGCGGCCCAGGACCTGGGGGCGAACGAATGGCATGCCTTCCGGCGGGTGATCTGGCCCCTCACCCTCCCAGGGGTCCTGGCCGGCTCCACCTTGGTCTTCATCCCCTCCGTGGGGGCCTTCATCACCCCGGATCTCCTGGGAGGGGCCAAAACGATCATGATCGGCAACGTCGTTCAGTATCAGTTCCTCACGGTGCGCCACTGGCCCTTCGGGTCTGCCCTCTCTTTGATCTTGATGGCCATGGTCCT